tcagatgttttatttttagttatcaaTTACAAttgaatatattaaatttaagtgttaaattgaattatcaaacaggACCTTAACAAATTTCCAAGCGAGGAGGAGTTTGCCTTTTGTGTTTTTCTaaattattttcttggaaagttTGGAAAATGGACAACTAGGTTTAAACTCAGCAAGGTCACCTAAACCCCAATCCTTTTACCAAGTTAGTTAAGGTAGTTGAGTCTTGAACCGACCTCAACTCTACGTGTTCTCGCCTCCTTTTCTCATAAACTCCACTCAAATTCTCAATCAATGTATAAATTCCATCACCATTCACCCCATACCCAACAGCGAATTGTTAGCCAATACCAATAGCTGCATATATCCTACTTAGCTAGCTCTAGTGCTCCGACAGTTTTGTAGTAATAAAGAACACAAATGGAGAGATTAAAAACTTCTCCACACTTGAATGCAGCTATAGCTATTGCTTTTTTGCTCCTATTTCTTCCAGTGCACGGCCAAACCAATACATCATGCACGGGTTTGATGCTTCGTAGCTTCGCCCCTTGTACGAACTTCATTACTGGTGGATCTGGAAGTTCACCAACTGCAGATTGTTGTCAGTCACTCAAGTCCCTCATGAGTAGTGGCAGAGATTGTCTCTGCCTTATGGTCACTGGGGGAGTTCCTCTTCATGTACCAATTAATCAAACCCTCGCAGCTTCTCTTCCACGTGCTTGTAATACAGATGGTGTGCCCATTGAATGCAAAGGTAAGGTTCAGGAAACTGGAAGTTCAAATGGTTCCAAGAAGATGAATTTTTCTCTGTATTTCTCATCTTGCTTTTTCTCCTCTGATAGAaatattttttgtttgatttgcaGGCTTGCCTGGTGCACCTATTCCAGCTCCAGGTCCCATACATAAAGGCTTTTCTGATATTTTGGTTCTATTATAACAAACTTAATGGAGTATCCTGATTTTGCATGACATATACGTTGGACTTAGGGTTAAATTTGACATCTTTATCGTGATTGTCATAGCTATATTGACGTACTCTGTGCACTCAAACTTAATTTTTCTCTGGTCAAGAATTAAGAAACCATTCATACCACAATACCTTTCCTGCAATGGAAAGAAATATCAGTTCATTCTTTCCTTATTTGCAGGTCCAACAGAGGATCAACCACTGTCACCTTCCTGGCTGCCAGAACCTAATACACCGACTCTTACTCCACCAGGAGCGGGAGGTGATGGAACAATAACTCCTCCCGGAGATACACCAGGAGCGGGAGGTGATGGAACACTAACGCCTCCAGGATCGACACCTGAGGGTGGTGGATATCCAGCTATGACACCGCCAGGAGTCCGACCTGATTTGTCAACAGCCCAGCCTTCTCAAAGAGTTCCACACCTTCTTCTGCTAGCATTAGTTGGAGCTATTGCTTTCGGATGTTCCTGATTGACTTCTCATTGCATTTGCCAGTTGATGCTCCTTAAAATTTTTCGTAGTTGGGGATTCCAATTTGATGTTCATCCAAGTATCTACTCCCCAGATGATAAATTCCACTCTTGAGGGGTAACCTCAATTTTGTAAACAGACATTTTTTGAATCATTCCAGATTTCTGAGATcaaaatatatatttgtatCAGAAGGCTTTGATGCccattttgttcttttgtaatATCACGGCGGAGTTATTGGATCATGTCCTTGTATTCttgtttctgtttaataaaattgtgCTGCAAATTCCCTCTCCACTTTATAGAACAACCGAAGAAAATGCTAATGGAAGTCGTTCGAGAAAAAGATTTTATCTGTTATTGCAATTATCAAATATGCTCAATCACAAATTAAATCAATGCTGAAAGTTCACCTAGACAAATCAACCGCTTAAGTTTCTGAACTCAATTTTACTCAGGTTTGATCTTAGCCAAGCAAAAATTATTTCccataaaaatcaaatttggtgatttggCATCGTAGATTCAATCTCACCGTATTCGTGCTGTCTTGCAACTGTTGAAAGCTCACAAGGCGTGAGTCTGATGTACTGAGTAGGTCAGATGCATGTACATAGCACCTTGCACAAAGAATGGATGCCATACCTCACGAGCAGCTTTGGAGATGCTTATATACTTTCCAAGAGATGGAATCCAAATTGAACTGTCTCATTGAATGGATACCTTAAGGTTCATATGGGGTTTAACAATTCTGATTTGTATGTCATGCCAATTTGCAAATGCCCAAATTCAGGGATGCTCTCTCCTCGGCGTAGACTTTGAGAAATGCATGGAGCAAGATGGAAGTACAGCCTCAATGGAGCCTTGCTGCAAAACCCTGAACCATGCTGTTCAAGCTGGTTATTATTGCTTGTGCTTGCTGTTTAGATCCTCTCCTTTACCAAGCATCAGTCTATCAGTTCAATTATCTAGCTGCTACATATCAGTCCCATCGTTGACTCAATGTCAAAGTAAATTCTCAACCTGTGATTTTGCTTATACAAATTCAGCTTTGATAATAGGATAAAGCAGCCTGATTCTTGACTTCCTATATTTGATATGCCTCTGTAGTAAtcatcttttcttgtttttttcttgATTATACATGTGCAGAGTCATTGCCGGTATTTCCCACACCAAATACTCCAGAGCCTGCATTGAATTTTCCACCGGAAAGGCCAGAGGACCCAATGCAACCTTCTGTTCCAGATGATAACACGGTGCCGTTACCTCCAAAAAGGGATGAAATTCGACGAAATCCAACTTCTACAGGCAACAATTCATCAGTGGCCGAAGGCCGACCAATTCTTAGCAGCGATGTTCATCCCATATTGTTGATCCCTGAGCCAAGATACTTGAAATCTCATGGTGGAGACAAATTCAATATTTTGCCACGACCAAGATTCTTGCTACCTGTTGCTTTGTTTGTCATCCTGTAAGGAGGTAGTAAATTTGATATCTGTACTGGAGAAATCCTATAGGAAATGGAGCTATCTTCCTCGGTATAACTGTCAGCAAAATTTGGATGGAATGGAAGTCGAGCGGGTAATAGACTTCGGATTCAGGACGCTTATGTCCTAGAATGTGTAATCCTTCTCCTGTTTCTTATCACCCACTGAAAAAAGCCCTTGTACATAGACAATTCGAGAAAATATGAAGTTTCACACAAAGATTCGGAAATTGCAATTACAGAGACAGAGTGATAAATAAGTACCTACAAAACGTACGTTGAGACTCATTGatacaaattttcattttataatGAGAGATGGAGTATTAAGTATCATTTGActacaagattttttttttcccaaaattctCATGAATTTAATCATTACAACGTTTTGGCTAACATAAACGCAAAATTGATTTGAATCTCAGGATTGAATGTAAAGCAACACATAcgaatatatacacacacacacgcgcATCTATAAGTGATTGGGTTGGGTGGTTAGATAGAAGTGACTATAAATAGGAGATCTTGGATCGAAGACTTTCTGCTTCTTTTCTTCCATCTTATTACCTAACCAACCGTCTCTCGAGGCTGTGATATGCATTGCAAGTGATATTACCATACTCAAAATTTTGTTGCCACAAGAAACATAATAATGTTATGTCTTTCAAGACAATTTGTGATAGTATTTGATTTACTTAAAATGACaataattttagttttttttttaaaaaaaaaagagctgtgacattaaattttgaattttgacaaTTAGTCCAGCAAAATTCCCTGTTCCACAATCCACACCCACGGACGAGCAGACAATTTGTGATAGTATTTGATTTACTTAAAACAACAATAATTTTAGTGATAGAAGGCAAATGGAAAATTGACAATGCGTATGCGGAATATTAGGAGTGAGGGTATTTTTGGAAAACCAGCAACCTCCCATTCCCGCCAAAAATTTAACCTGCATATAAAATTATAAATACAGAACGGCCCGCTAAACAGAATAACCAACCGCCTTTCCTTCCACCTCTGTCACACACTTGCACACCACAAAACACGCACATGCCAAATCCCCCAACTTCACAGATGGCCACCGgcctcctcctcttcctcctcctcacCTCCGCCCTCCTTCTCACCTCCTCCGGCGCCACAACAACAAAACTGTCACCTTCACCTCCATCTCCGTCTCCACCTCCTCCGCATTCTAGAAAAGCAGCACGTTCTCCGCCACGATCACCTCCTGCACCACCACCACCAGCAGCTCCGGCGAACTGTTCTGACGAACTGGTCTCCTTCTCAAAGTGCCTGCCGTACACTTCTTCATCTCCGAACAACACCTCCAATTCACCTTCTCGTCAGTGCTGCAATGACGTCATTTCCGCATTTACCACCGGCGGCGCCGTCTGCTTCTGCTATCTCATTCAAAAGCCTAACCTCCTCGGGTTCCCTCTCAACTCCACCAAAGTCCTCTCTCTTACCTCTCTTTGTCCGACGAGAGATCATGGAACCAAGACTAACTTCTCCCTTACTTCTCTATGTTCCGGTAAGCATTATctcttttttgtgtttttggaaTATTTCTGATAATTGTTGATAATGCTAATAATTTTCAATAAAAGTACTCCATAATAGTTTAGTAATTACAGTAATTAATTAATGCTAGTTTACCAATTTCCTGTAATTTTTGGATGGTTGAATTCTGCGTAGATACATTATTCTCAACTTCGGAGGAAAATGTCCATTATCAATAAAAGCATGCAACTGTAAACTAGAACAAGATTTGATAAGTCAATTCTTAAGTATGATTGGCTTAGATCTACATTTCCAGTAGTTAATAGAAGGTGGAGCACCTGTCTATCCAACGTACTAATGGTGACCGTTCATTTTCGTGCATGTTGTATAGTTTTCAATCCCATCAAATCTAAGTTATTGAAATTTAGTACTGGGGCTATCGTTAAATTATGTATTATTATTTACTTTGCTTTAACGCTAATGATGTTTTCCCCTTCTTGAACTGTTTTGATCAGGAACACGTACTCTGCCTCCTTTAAAGAGCATTACAAGTAAAATCCCCCTTCCCCTGCTCCTGTTTCTTTACGTTCTTTTTTTATATTGCGTCTATTAATTTGCTACTAAAAGCTTTGACTGTCACTTTTTTGCTGCAGGTCCCGATCACTCATCACCACGCTTATCTGGTAATTTGTGAAATGATTATACCCTATAAATCGACTCGATTTTTGCATTGCTTACTAGTGTATTAATTTGTGTCTATTCATTTGCTGGTAAAAACCGTTCCTTTTGCTATCTGTTTTCTTTACATTCTGCtcagtttgtttttttttttggtgcctATTAATTTGCTACTTGAAACTTTTAACTGCCACTTTTTGATGCTGGTCCTGAAAACTCGCCGCCAAGCTTTTCTGGTAATTTGTGAAATGATGATACCTTATAGATCGACTCATCTTTGCATTGCTTTCTTTGTCTGCTTtattgatttttgtacttacaAAGAGTTTTAAAAACGCTTGTATTTAGTTCCATCAAAGCAAGCTTAGTACTTGTCTTGCTAGGAGTTTTCTTTCCAAAGACTAGAGTTCTATGCTCATATATGTTCTTTATACACCGTGCATAGGACCAATCAATCCGAAATTAGTTATGCATGATTGGTAAATCACGAAAGTAATCGGTTTCAATAGCAGTATAAGCCTAATGAAGAGAACTTAGGACTTCTATGGAGATACAAAAGAGACTTTGACATGATAGGCTGTGACGATAATTACTGCTTTACAAACAGACGCAGATGGCTATGGACCAGTCATTTCATAAGCAGAATCTGGGTTTCTTATTTGAAACTCAAAATATCAAAGAATATTAAATCAGCAGAGTCTACAAGAACATGAAATATTGCTTTTTCTCTGTATAAATTTGCAGGTCCTGTGAACCGTCCAACACCTCCTGCAATCAACTTCACACAAGGCTCAGAGGAGTCGACTGCTGATTCAGATAGTCCAGCACCTTCCTATTCAGACACTTCCGTACCTGCCGATTCAGACACTCCAGCCGCTCCTGATGGATCGCATCCAGAACCAAGGTTAGCACCACGTCTACCCTCATGGAGACCTTTTTCCACTAGTGGTACCAATAGCGAGTCTGGCTGGTTGCTCGCTCTCATCATGGTTGTTGCGGACGTTGTTGTTCCTACATTGACTTGATAGACGTAGCTCTCATCTTGATTAATATCTTGATTGTATAGAATAGTTCCACAAGGTGAGTATAGCAACAATTGCACAGCTAAGGTGAATTGTATGGCAGGCAAATTCTGACTTCTGTATGTTTGACAAACTTCGATTGATTTTCTGAGTATTAGCAACTTGAGAAAGCATGAATAAGGCGATCACCTGAAATGAAATCAATCTTTGCCTATATGGATTTCCAATGATGTTACACTTTAAACTTTCAATTGTTCTCTATGGTTTGGTGGGCCAATTTAATTCCAGAGTTTCCATTTAAAGTTGCAGCTACAGTTAATCTGCTAACCAATTTGATTAAACAAAAGGCAAATAAAAAACTCAGAGACGAATTTGAAAATGGAGGGGCATTTTCAGAGCAGGATACATGACTGTTGTACTTGCCATAACGCTTCTTATTTCATGTTACCCTTAGGAAAAGACCCCACTGGCTTAGATGCTATTGCTTTTATCGAGTGCTAGCAAATGTGTGCTTATCAAAATAAAGCAAAATGCTGCACAAAAATATTTCCCCAAGAAATTGTTGCTAATGCCTCCTAACATTTTGTTCTGTGCAAGGCATCtccaaaattttgaagtttgatGAGCAGATTCAACAAAATTTTTCCAGTCAGAATATATTTGGCAAGTGtatccaaaaattccagaaacaacTACTACAAATTACATTCATCTTGGGTAGTTTTTTCTTCGAGACTTCAAGCCAAGCACatgtataaaaaataaaataaaattcagaAGTCACTTAATCCATATTGTACCAGCTTGTGGTCATCTGCTATACATGCTCAACTCTTGTCAGGCATCCAGTTATTTCCAGCCATCAGACCATTCAGCTTCATCTGTTACAGGCTTTGGGATCTCTTCTGTATTGAAGTAATTGTGACCCCATTCCACCGCCCCAGACGGCTGTAAGTTGCCAGAGCAACCCACTTCCCCAGGTTGCTCCCCTTCCACATCCCCAGATGGTTGGACAATCTCACCCCATTCCACATCCCCAGACGGCTGGAAGGCACTGTATTCTCCATCATAATTCACTGGGACAGTTTGCTCTTTGACATCTTCCTCCTTGCCTGGTAAGAAGCAACCTTTGTAGGAATCGTTGTCTGAGCAGTACCATAAAAGCTTGTTCCAATGACCATCCTGTCAATACCTCAAACATGTGAATACATAAACCCAGGGAAAACTGCCTTGGCAAAA
This region of Coffea arabica cultivar ET-39 chromosome 3c, Coffea Arabica ET-39 HiFi, whole genome shotgun sequence genomic DNA includes:
- the LOC113735366 gene encoding uncharacterized protein, producing the protein MERLKTSPHLNAAIAIAFLLLFLPVHGQTNTSCTGLMLRSFAPCTNFITGGSGSSPTADCCQSLKSLMSSGRDCLCLMVTGGVPLHVPINQTLAASLPRACNTDGVPIECKGLPGAPIPAPGPTEDQPLSPSWLPEPNTPTLTPPGAGGDGTITPPGDTPGAGGDGTLTPPGSTPEGGGYPAMTPPGVRPDLSTAQPSQRVPHLLLLALVGAIAFGCS
- the LOC113733774 gene encoding uncharacterized protein, which produces MPNPPTSQMATGLLLFLLLTSALLLTSSGATTTKLSPSPPSPSPPPPHSRKAARSPPRSPPAPPPPAAPANCSDELVSFSKCLPYTSSSPNNTSNSPSRQCCNDVISAFTTGGAVCFCYLIQKPNLLGFPLNSTKVLSLTSLCPTRDHGTKTNFSLTSLCSGTRTLPPLKSITSPDHSSPRLSGPVNRPTPPAINFTQGSEESTADSDSPAPSYSDTSVPADSDTPAAPDGSHPEPRLAPRLPSWRPFSTSGTNSESGWLLALIMVVADVVVPTLT